Proteins from a single region of Leptolyngbyaceae cyanobacterium:
- a CDS encoding FAD binding domain-containing protein has translation MDLPNIESYLRPENCQAVKNWQPGTAWLAGGTWLFSEPQPHLKILVDLARFGWSEIEVTPEGLAIGATCQMEKLLHFSYPENWTAVKALQSAVHQLASFKVTNMATVGGNLCLALPVSNFAPVMVALGASYEILDRNYQPYRISALEFQTGAQKTVLQPGEVLRKIFIPQPNLEWLVNFKRIGVTPSAYALSIVATAYQPKTSKVRFGLGACVPAPRLIEFSHIPTSAQIEEALLSQISMSEFIEDDKASADYRKHLTKVLMVRSLAELTI, from the coding sequence ATGGACTTACCTAATATTGAAAGCTATTTACGTCCGGAAAACTGCCAAGCTGTCAAAAATTGGCAACCGGGAACGGCTTGGTTAGCTGGTGGGACGTGGCTATTTTCCGAACCGCAACCCCATTTAAAAATATTAGTAGATTTAGCTCGATTTGGTTGGTCGGAAATCGAAGTTACTCCGGAAGGATTGGCAATTGGCGCTACCTGCCAAATGGAGAAATTATTGCATTTTTCCTATCCCGAAAATTGGACGGCTGTTAAAGCATTACAAAGTGCCGTTCATCAGTTGGCATCATTTAAAGTTACCAATATGGCGACGGTAGGTGGTAATCTTTGTTTGGCGTTACCAGTGAGTAACTTTGCACCAGTAATGGTAGCGTTGGGAGCAAGTTATGAAATACTCGATCGCAATTATCAACCTTATCGTATTTCCGCCTTAGAATTTCAAACCGGCGCACAAAAAACCGTCTTGCAACCGGGAGAAGTTTTACGCAAAATTTTCATTCCTCAACCTAACTTAGAATGGTTGGTGAACTTTAAACGCATCGGTGTTACTCCCTCAGCCTACGCGCTTTCTATTGTAGCTACAGCCTACCAGCCAAAAACATCAAAAGTACGATTTGGTTTGGGTGCTTGCGTTCCTGCACCTCGTTTAATCGAGTTTTCCCATATTCCCACATCCGCACAAATTGAAGAAGCTTTATTATCGCAAATTTCTATGTCAGAATTTATCGAAGATGATAAAGCAAGTGCTGATTATCGCAAACATTTGACTAAAGTTTTGATGGTACGTTCCCTAGCAGAATTAACTATTTAA
- a CDS encoding methyl-accepting chemotaxis protein: MKLTRVVPLGFSALIAVITLNGILYRFTVSSLTENTNWVIHTYQVQKSLQEVEKLLVDIQLGERGFIITRNQSFLEPYNNAQTKVQARIADVKYLISDNPAQTKRLIELEKSVQKGINNLTENVNFVKEGKIPSLQNFVESKRSLEEIRTRIDRMIKVEDELLAQRQTSANQAENISNLTAIIGTTFSILLGVLIVLFVVRRVVKPINDVTNIISASSTEIAATVEQQERITAEQASSVNQTTTSIDELGASSRQAAQQAQEVATEAQQALNLAEGGTKTVELTLGGMTALQEKVNAIGLAIERLSEQTSHIGNVSSMVKDLANQTNMLALNAAVEAVRAGENGKGFGVVASEIRKLAEQSKKSAEKINGLVADIQMAIDSTVMVTDEGTQTVKEGVQLAHETAEAFTGVTEAINQVFINSQQISLSAKQQAIAIQQVADAMNNLEKSAVQTASGIVQTKTGTHRLNEAASVLKGVV, translated from the coding sequence ATGAAATTAACTAGAGTAGTGCCGTTAGGATTTTCAGCTTTGATTGCTGTGATTACCCTGAACGGAATCCTCTATAGATTTACTGTAAGTAGTCTCACGGAAAATACCAATTGGGTCATTCATACTTATCAAGTGCAAAAGTCCCTTCAAGAAGTAGAAAAATTATTGGTTGACATCCAATTGGGAGAAAGAGGTTTTATTATCACCCGCAATCAAAGCTTTTTAGAACCTTATAACAATGCTCAAACTAAAGTTCAGGCTCGGATTGCAGACGTAAAATATTTAATTAGCGATAATCCTGCTCAAACAAAAAGGCTAATAGAACTAGAAAAGTCAGTCCAAAAAGGAATAAATAATTTAACTGAAAACGTTAACTTTGTTAAGGAAGGGAAAATTCCATCGCTCCAAAATTTTGTAGAAAGTAAACGAAGTTTAGAGGAAATTAGAACTAGAATCGATCGGATGATAAAAGTAGAAGACGAATTGCTGGCTCAACGGCAAACATCTGCTAATCAAGCAGAAAACATTTCTAATTTGACGGCAATAATCGGGACGACATTTAGTATATTATTAGGGGTATTAATTGTATTATTTGTTGTTCGTCGAGTAGTCAAACCAATTAATGATGTTACTAACATAATTAGCGCTTCTTCTACAGAAATTGCTGCGACAGTCGAACAGCAAGAACGCATCACTGCCGAACAAGCGAGTTCAGTCAATCAAACTACTACTTCAATCGATGAGTTGGGGGCTTCCTCTCGCCAAGCCGCGCAACAAGCACAGGAGGTAGCAACCGAAGCCCAGCAAGCTCTTAACCTCGCAGAGGGAGGAACGAAAACGGTGGAATTAACTTTGGGAGGAATGACGGCGTTACAAGAAAAAGTGAATGCTATTGGATTGGCAATTGAGCGTTTGAGCGAGCAAACTTCTCATATTGGAAATGTTTCTTCTATGGTTAAAGATTTAGCAAACCAAACTAATATGTTAGCCTTAAATGCAGCAGTGGAAGCCGTTCGCGCTGGCGAAAATGGTAAAGGTTTTGGGGTGGTAGCTTCTGAAATTCGCAAATTGGCAGAACAAAGCAAAAAATCGGCGGAAAAAATTAACGGTTTGGTTGCGGATATTCAAATGGCGATCGATTCAACTGTAATGGTAACTGATGAAGGAACTCAAACTGTGAAAGAAGGGGTACAATTAGCCCATGAAACCGCAGAAGCTTTTACAGGAGTGACAGAAGCAATCAACCAAGTATTTATCAACAGCCAACAAATTTCTCTCAGTGCAAAACAGCAAGCAATTGCCATCCAACAAGTAGCAGATGCTATGAATAACTTAGAAAAAAGTGCTGTACAAACAGCTAGCGGTATAGTGCAAACAAAAACGGGTACTCATAGGCTGAACGAAGCTGCATCAGTACTCAAAGGAGTGGTGTAA